One window from the genome of Aeromonas sp. FDAARGOS 1405 encodes:
- a CDS encoding ABC transporter substrate-binding protein, whose product MLAKVSKISTAVMLGTMMLAGAAGNAMAAENKTVLTMVAQQETAWVKNFNPFLQAGLLHTTRHFIYEPLVIFNDMQGGKPVYRLATNYAFSDDLKSVTFDLRDGVKWSDGEAFDADDIIFSFNLVKANKALDERSIWTQIKSVEKLAPNKVKFDLTEVNTNVVNDLVLVPIVPEHQWKSVKDPVAFTNDKPVGTGPFTEVDNFSAQLYTQCRNPHYWDNANLAIDCLRMPQMATNDQVLAAVMKGDIDWFGSFVPDIERLYVGNDPKNNKYWFPASGTVAFNVNFQTKNPGNHEAFNDINFRRAFSMAMDRQSMVDIAGYGYPTVNEYPSGLGKAFDSWNNPEVDKKYGKYNKFDLEGAKALLKEAGYKDCDGDKFLDTPSCKKIEFKVLVPNGWTDWVNTVQIGVEGLQALGLNAKTATPEATVWTENLITGDFDVALQGYFAGANPHKYFETAFHSRNMGERGNRFAAPRYKDPELDKLIDDFTQTADAAKQKEIMFAIQDRVGANQTIIPVFNNPTWYEYSTKRFNGWFSADNPVAKPQLHPDTPERLLHVLSLKPNS is encoded by the coding sequence ATGCTTGCCAAAGTATCCAAAATCTCTACCGCTGTAATGCTGGGAACCATGATGCTTGCCGGTGCCGCCGGTAACGCCATGGCCGCAGAAAACAAAACCGTGCTGACCATGGTCGCACAGCAGGAAACCGCCTGGGTCAAGAACTTCAACCCCTTCCTGCAAGCGGGCTTGCTGCACACCACCCGTCACTTCATCTATGAACCGCTGGTGATCTTCAACGATATGCAAGGGGGCAAACCCGTCTATCGTCTGGCCACCAACTATGCGTTCAGCGATGACCTGAAATCCGTCACCTTCGATCTGCGTGACGGCGTGAAGTGGTCTGACGGCGAAGCCTTTGATGCCGATGACATCATCTTCTCCTTCAATCTGGTCAAGGCCAACAAGGCGCTGGATGAGCGCTCAATCTGGACCCAGATCAAGAGCGTCGAGAAGCTGGCCCCCAACAAGGTCAAATTCGACCTGACCGAGGTCAACACCAACGTGGTGAACGATCTGGTGCTGGTACCTATCGTGCCGGAGCATCAGTGGAAATCGGTGAAAGATCCGGTTGCCTTCACCAACGACAAGCCGGTTGGTACTGGCCCCTTCACCGAAGTGGACAACTTCTCCGCCCAGCTCTATACCCAGTGCCGCAACCCGCACTACTGGGATAACGCCAACCTCGCTATCGACTGTCTGCGTATGCCGCAGATGGCCACCAACGATCAGGTGCTGGCTGCTGTCATGAAGGGTGACATCGACTGGTTCGGCTCCTTCGTGCCGGATATCGAGCGCCTCTACGTCGGCAACGATCCGAAGAACAACAAATACTGGTTCCCGGCCTCCGGTACCGTGGCGTTCAACGTCAACTTCCAGACCAAGAACCCGGGCAACCACGAAGCCTTCAACGACATCAACTTCCGCCGCGCCTTCTCCATGGCGATGGACCGCCAGTCCATGGTGGATATCGCGGGCTACGGCTACCCCACCGTCAACGAGTACCCGTCAGGTCTGGGCAAAGCCTTTGACTCCTGGAACAACCCGGAAGTGGACAAGAAGTACGGCAAGTACAACAAGTTCGATCTGGAAGGGGCCAAGGCCCTGCTGAAAGAGGCAGGCTACAAGGATTGTGACGGCGACAAGTTCCTCGACACCCCGAGCTGCAAAAAGATCGAGTTCAAGGTACTGGTACCGAACGGCTGGACCGACTGGGTCAACACAGTACAGATCGGTGTAGAAGGGCTGCAGGCACTGGGCCTGAACGCCAAGACCGCCACCCCGGAAGCAACCGTCTGGACCGAGAACCTGATCACCGGTGACTTCGATGTCGCCCTGCAGGGTTACTTTGCCGGTGCCAACCCGCACAAGTACTTCGAGACTGCATTCCACTCCCGCAACATGGGTGAGCGCGGCAACCGCTTCGCCGCACCCCGTTACAAGGATCCCGAGCTCGACAAGCTGATCGATGACTTCACCCAGACCGCCGATGCGGCCAAGCAGAAGGAGATCATGTTCGCCATCCAGGATCGTGTTGGTGCCAACCAGACCATCATTCCGGTCTTCAACAACCCGACCTGGTATGAGTACAGCACCAAGCGCTTCAACGGCTGGTTCAGCGCTGATAACCCGGTAGCCAAACCTCAGCTCCACCCGGACACCCCTGAGCGTCTGCTGCACGTGTTGTCCCTCAAGCCAAACAGCTAA
- a CDS encoding ABC transporter permease: MGFILRRFSFYLVAFLVAATINFLLPRAMPGDPVSVMFARAGAMMEPAALEALKATFGFVDGPIGTQFLTYVKSVFTWDLGTSVRFYPQQVSDVLGRAIGWTLFLVGTSTILSFSIGSIVGIFAAWYRGGRMDSILSPLTLVMQAIPPVVVSLLALFLFGVSLEWLPIGYAYSPEIKADWGWEHIKSIMTHAIMPVLTLAVVQVGGFLITMRNNMINLLGEDYITMAKAKGLSSNRVIFNYGARNAILPSVTALSMALGFVIGGSLITEVIFNYPGLGLTLYQGILARDYPLIQGQLLIMTITMLSFNFLADVLYVFLDPRLRTGGK; this comes from the coding sequence ATGGGATTCATACTGAGACGCTTTTCCTTCTATCTGGTTGCCTTTCTGGTAGCCGCCACCATCAACTTCCTGTTACCCCGTGCCATGCCAGGGGATCCTGTCTCCGTGATGTTTGCCCGCGCTGGCGCCATGATGGAACCCGCCGCCCTGGAAGCCCTCAAAGCCACCTTCGGCTTTGTCGACGGCCCCATCGGCACCCAGTTTCTCACCTATGTGAAGAGTGTCTTCACCTGGGATCTCGGCACCTCGGTGCGCTTCTACCCGCAGCAGGTCTCTGACGTGCTGGGCCGTGCCATCGGCTGGACCCTGTTTCTGGTCGGCACCTCCACCATCCTGAGCTTCTCCATCGGTTCCATCGTCGGCATCTTCGCCGCCTGGTATCGCGGCGGCCGGATGGACAGCATTCTCTCCCCGCTCACCCTGGTGATGCAGGCCATTCCGCCTGTGGTGGTCTCCCTGCTCGCCCTGTTCCTGTTCGGAGTCAGCCTCGAGTGGCTGCCCATCGGCTACGCCTACAGCCCGGAGATCAAGGCTGACTGGGGCTGGGAGCACATCAAGAGCATCATGACTCACGCCATCATGCCGGTGCTGACCCTGGCCGTGGTACAGGTGGGGGGCTTTCTCATCACCATGCGCAACAACATGATCAACCTGCTGGGCGAGGATTACATCACCATGGCCAAGGCCAAGGGGCTCTCCAGCAACCGGGTGATCTTCAACTACGGTGCACGCAACGCCATTCTGCCCAGCGTCACAGCCCTCTCCATGGCGCTCGGCTTCGTCATCGGTGGCTCCCTCATCACCGAAGTGATCTTCAACTATCCCGGCCTGGGCCTGACCCTCTATCAGGGCATTCTGGCCCGCGACTACCCGCTCATTCAGGGGCAGCTGCTCATCATGACCATCACCATGCTCAGCTTCAACTTCCTGGCCGACGTGCTCTACGTCTTCCTGGATCCCCGTCTGCGTACAGGAGGCAAATAA
- a CDS encoding glycoside hydrolase family 9 protein yields MELLINQVGYECDGHKVALLQTSPASDLGGYVRLQRLDDGQILFETPLQPAGSVSGWQGRAYWRADFSAFKEPGHYRLEAITAQGIVRSTRFAIGQDLLASRCLSDVIHYFKGQRASGTFDRADRNARLFGTDQHKDVHGGWFDASGDMSKYLSHLSYANYLNPQQTPMVVWSLLKCRELLAPRRDIDGVNLCKRLNDEALHGADFLCRMQDESGFFFMTLFDKWSKDPAQRELCAYATQQGIKSANWQAGFRQGGGMAIAALARAARESVSGDFDASRYAEAAKRGYLHLREHNLSYLDDGVENIIDDYCALLAAVELTRTFGSEWLNEARVRASKLCARQRPHPELGHYWSANEDGSRPYYHAAEAGLPMLALLEYLGVEPDQEYKARVQTVVEQALAAELALCARAGNPFSLARQYVKGVDEAPRVSFFMPHNNESGYWWQGENARLASLAAMAFAGARHFPRQSQPLLTYGQRQLDWILGQNPFNACMLAGHGINNPAYTAGYPNAQGGICNGITSGFDDENEVAFIPEEYKDRLDQNWRWGEQWIPHAAWFALAITWLNAQGNGGHHD; encoded by the coding sequence ATGGAACTCTTGATCAATCAGGTGGGCTACGAGTGCGACGGCCACAAGGTCGCCCTGTTGCAAACCTCCCCCGCCTCTGATCTCGGCGGCTATGTCAGGCTGCAACGCCTCGACGATGGCCAGATCCTGTTTGAAACCCCGCTGCAACCGGCTGGCAGCGTCTCTGGCTGGCAAGGCCGCGCTTACTGGCGTGCCGACTTCTCCGCCTTCAAGGAGCCCGGCCACTATCGGCTGGAGGCGATCACTGCCCAAGGCATAGTCCGCTCCACCCGTTTTGCCATCGGCCAGGATCTGCTGGCCAGCCGCTGTCTCTCCGATGTCATCCACTACTTCAAGGGCCAGCGCGCCAGCGGCACCTTCGATCGGGCCGACCGCAACGCCCGCCTGTTTGGCACCGACCAGCACAAAGATGTGCACGGCGGCTGGTTCGATGCCAGCGGCGATATGAGCAAGTACCTGAGCCACCTCTCCTACGCCAACTACCTCAACCCCCAGCAGACCCCCATGGTGGTGTGGTCACTGCTCAAGTGCCGGGAACTGCTGGCCCCACGCCGCGATATCGACGGGGTGAACCTCTGCAAGCGGCTCAATGACGAGGCGCTGCACGGCGCCGATTTCCTCTGCCGGATGCAGGATGAGTCGGGCTTCTTCTTCATGACCCTGTTCGACAAGTGGAGCAAGGATCCTGCCCAGCGCGAGCTGTGCGCCTATGCCACCCAACAGGGGATCAAATCCGCCAACTGGCAGGCGGGTTTTCGCCAAGGGGGCGGCATGGCTATCGCCGCGCTTGCCCGCGCCGCCCGCGAGAGCGTCAGTGGCGACTTCGATGCCAGCCGCTACGCCGAGGCGGCCAAACGCGGCTACCTGCATCTGCGTGAACACAACCTCTCCTATCTGGATGACGGGGTCGAAAACATCATCGACGACTACTGCGCCCTGCTGGCAGCGGTAGAGCTGACCCGCACCTTCGGCTCCGAGTGGCTCAATGAGGCGAGAGTCCGTGCCAGCAAGCTTTGCGCCCGCCAGCGCCCTCATCCTGAGCTGGGTCACTACTGGTCGGCCAACGAGGATGGCTCGCGCCCTTACTACCACGCCGCCGAGGCAGGCCTGCCGATGCTGGCGCTGCTGGAATATCTGGGCGTAGAGCCGGATCAGGAATACAAGGCTAGGGTACAAACCGTGGTGGAGCAGGCGCTGGCCGCCGAGCTGGCGCTCTGCGCCCGCGCGGGCAACCCCTTCTCCCTCGCCCGCCAATATGTGAAAGGGGTGGATGAAGCGCCGCGCGTCAGCTTCTTTATGCCCCACAACAACGAATCCGGTTACTGGTGGCAGGGGGAGAATGCCCGCCTCGCATCGTTGGCGGCTATGGCCTTTGCTGGCGCCCGCCACTTCCCCCGCCAGAGCCAGCCGCTGCTCACTTATGGCCAGCGCCAACTCGACTGGATCCTCGGGCAAAACCCCTTCAACGCCTGCATGCTGGCGGGCCACGGTATCAACAACCCCGCCTATACCGCCGGGTATCCGAATGCGCAGGGGGGTATCTGCAACGGCATCACCTCAGGGTTTGATGACGAAAATGAGGTGGCCTTTATTCCGGAGGAGTACAAGGATCGGTTGGATCAGAACTGGCGCTGGGGCGAGCAGTGGATCCCCCACGCAGCCTGGTTTGCCCTGGCCATCACCTGGCTGAATGCGCAGGGAAATGGAGGTCACCATGATTGA
- a CDS encoding ABC transporter ATP-binding protein, whose amino-acid sequence MNKHPLLSVRNLCVDYITENGDVRAVNSVSFDIRQGEIFGLAGESGCGKSTVAFSVARLHKPPAYISGGEILFKGENILHYNDERLRSYRWQQVSVVFQSAMNALNPVLRMEEQFCDVLLAHNPGLTRYEAIKRAQELLTIVDIHPSRLKDYPHQFSGGMRQRLVIAIAMALNPELLIMDEPTTALDVVVQREILQKVYALKEKFNFSILFITHDLSLMVEFCDRIGIMYAGELVEVAPSKAILTAPLHPYTRGLGNSFPPLHGPKKVLEGIPGTPLNLLEVPVGCRFQARCGKVHDRCRQEYTRLAEIRPGQQTACHLYEEQGLQQDSVIYLDKAAGC is encoded by the coding sequence ATGAACAAGCATCCCCTGCTGTCAGTACGCAATCTTTGCGTCGACTACATCACCGAAAATGGCGACGTGCGCGCCGTCAACTCGGTGAGCTTCGATATCAGACAGGGCGAGATCTTCGGCCTCGCCGGTGAGTCAGGCTGCGGCAAATCCACCGTCGCCTTCTCGGTGGCCCGGCTGCACAAGCCGCCCGCCTACATCAGCGGTGGCGAGATCCTGTTCAAGGGGGAGAACATCCTCCATTACAACGACGAGCGGCTGCGCTCCTATCGCTGGCAACAGGTGTCGGTGGTGTTCCAGTCCGCCATGAACGCCCTGAACCCTGTGCTGCGGATGGAGGAGCAGTTCTGCGACGTGCTGCTGGCCCACAACCCCGGCCTGACCCGTTACGAGGCGATCAAGCGCGCCCAGGAGCTGCTCACCATCGTCGATATCCACCCGAGCCGGCTCAAGGACTACCCGCACCAGTTCTCCGGCGGCATGCGCCAGCGGCTGGTGATTGCCATCGCCATGGCGCTCAACCCCGAGCTGCTCATCATGGATGAGCCGACCACGGCGCTCGATGTGGTGGTACAGCGGGAGATCCTGCAGAAGGTCTATGCCCTGAAAGAGAAGTTCAACTTCTCCATCCTGTTCATCACCCACGACCTCTCCCTGATGGTGGAGTTCTGCGATCGCATCGGCATCATGTATGCCGGTGAACTGGTGGAGGTGGCTCCTTCCAAGGCGATCCTGACCGCGCCGCTGCACCCCTATACCAGAGGGCTCGGCAACTCCTTCCCGCCCCTGCACGGGCCGAAGAAGGTGCTGGAGGGGATCCCGGGCACACCACTCAACCTGCTGGAGGTGCCGGTCGGCTGCCGCTTTCAGGCCCGCTGCGGCAAGGTGCACGATCGCTGCCGTCAGGAGTACACCAGATTGGCCGAGATCCGCCCCGGGCAACAGACCGCCTGCCACCTCTATGAAGAGCAGGGGCTGCAACAAGATTCCGTGATCTATCTGGACAAGGCCGCTGGCTGTTAA
- a CDS encoding BadF/BadG/BcrA/BcrD ATPase family protein, giving the protein MIEFWVGVDGGGTHTRARIRDRAGKLLGEGCAAGSNLELGIPHAHANVLAAIASARLAAGIAIESEQQMGVGLALASAELADCYHALLEMPFPFASVRLTSDAFGACLGAFGGREGAILIAGTGSVGLVYQEGQIRTCSGRGFPISDIGSGAWLGLRAIQQSLLCHDGILPPSTLAIRLMDRFKRDQAEVVRWATRAIPADYGHFAPWVFDAASDGDELANQLLDETCEQLRILLEGMTQLGARQIALLGGIGTRLAPRLGQLNLIPPQADALDGAILFAQSEDFPCLHP; this is encoded by the coding sequence ATGATTGAGTTCTGGGTCGGCGTCGATGGCGGGGGCACCCACACCCGCGCCCGCATTCGGGATCGGGCGGGCAAGCTGCTCGGAGAGGGGTGCGCGGCCGGCTCCAATCTGGAGCTGGGCATCCCCCATGCCCACGCCAATGTGCTGGCCGCCATCGCCAGCGCCCGCCTTGCCGCCGGGATCGCTATCGAGAGTGAACAGCAGATGGGGGTCGGACTGGCGCTCGCCTCCGCCGAGCTGGCCGACTGCTATCACGCCCTGCTCGAGATGCCCTTCCCCTTCGCCAGCGTCAGGCTCACCTCCGATGCCTTCGGTGCCTGCCTCGGCGCCTTTGGCGGCCGTGAGGGGGCCATCCTCATCGCCGGTACCGGCTCGGTGGGGCTGGTCTATCAGGAGGGGCAGATCCGCACCTGTTCCGGCCGCGGCTTCCCCATTTCAGACATAGGCAGCGGCGCCTGGTTGGGGCTGCGCGCCATCCAGCAATCCCTGCTCTGCCATGATGGCATTCTGCCCCCCAGCACCCTCGCCATCCGCTTGATGGATCGCTTCAAGCGGGATCAGGCCGAGGTGGTACGCTGGGCCACCCGCGCCATTCCAGCGGACTATGGCCACTTTGCCCCCTGGGTATTCGATGCCGCCAGCGATGGCGACGAGCTCGCCAATCAGCTGCTGGACGAAACCTGCGAACAACTGCGGATCCTGCTGGAGGGGATGACCCAGCTCGGTGCCAGACAGATCGCCCTGCTGGGGGGGATTGGCACACGCCTTGCCCCCCGTCTCGGCCAGCTCAACCTGATCCCCCCCCAGGCAGATGCGCTCGATGGCGCCATCCTGTTTGCCCAATCAGAGGATTTTCCATGTCTACACCCCTGA
- a CDS encoding ABC transporter ATP-binding protein has protein sequence MQIAKTDAPIIEVQHLYKDFPINSNAIKSGKMRALSDITFNLHRGRALAVVGESGSGKSTIAKIIAKMYKLSAGRILYRGHDLEEFNKGTALLDYRQSVQMVWQDPFGSLNPTHTIYHHIARPLLLHSKVIDKKELPDMVYALLEKVGLTPAKATAAKYPHQLSGGQRQRVNIARNLAVEAEVVLADEPTSMLDVSIRIGILNLMEQMKNELGVSMLYITHDIATARYVAEDLAVMYVGHMVEWGEVDEILHHPQHPYTQLLISAVPDPEKSIHAELEGGRKGEIPLWTPESCGCPFAGRCNQAMPRCKEALPPITKLADNHFVRCYLYE, from the coding sequence ATGCAAATCGCCAAAACCGATGCACCCATCATCGAAGTCCAGCACCTCTACAAGGACTTCCCCATCAACTCCAATGCCATCAAGAGTGGCAAGATGCGGGCGCTCTCCGACATCACCTTCAACCTGCACCGGGGCCGCGCCCTGGCGGTGGTCGGGGAGTCGGGCTCCGGCAAGAGCACCATCGCCAAGATCATCGCCAAGATGTACAAGCTCAGTGCCGGGCGCATTCTCTATCGCGGCCACGATCTGGAGGAGTTCAACAAGGGCACCGCCCTGCTGGACTATCGCCAGAGCGTGCAGATGGTGTGGCAAGATCCGTTCGGTTCGCTCAACCCGACCCACACCATCTATCACCACATCGCCCGCCCCCTGCTGCTGCACAGCAAGGTGATCGACAAGAAAGAGCTGCCCGACATGGTCTACGCCCTGCTGGAGAAGGTCGGCCTGACTCCTGCTAAGGCGACCGCGGCCAAGTATCCGCACCAGCTCTCCGGCGGCCAGCGCCAGCGGGTCAACATCGCCCGCAATCTGGCGGTGGAGGCGGAAGTGGTGCTGGCGGACGAGCCGACTTCCATGCTCGACGTCTCCATTCGCATCGGCATCCTCAACCTGATGGAGCAGATGAAGAACGAGCTCGGCGTCTCCATGCTCTACATCACCCACGACATCGCCACCGCCCGCTATGTGGCGGAAGATCTGGCTGTGATGTATGTAGGGCACATGGTGGAGTGGGGTGAGGTGGACGAGATCCTGCACCACCCGCAGCACCCCTACACCCAGCTGCTCATCTCGGCGGTGCCCGATCCGGAGAAGAGCATCCACGCCGAGCTGGAAGGAGGCCGCAAGGGGGAGATCCCGCTCTGGACGCCGGAATCCTGCGGTTGCCCCTTTGCCGGGCGCTGCAATCAGGCAATGCCCCGCTGCAAGGAGGCGCTGCCCCCCATCACCAAGCTTGCCGACAACCACTTCGTGCGTTGCTACCTCTACGAGTGA
- a CDS encoding ABC transporter permease: MRMPTILKILLGNKKAACGLAIVVAFVLMALFAPILASNEPTKRVARPHQPPSAEFVMGSTRMGHDIWAQFTNGARISLLVGFSAGLLVCTLAVAIGITAGYFGGLVDECLTFLMNVVLVIPNLPLLLVLASFIGEASPAVIAVIIGLTSWAYGARVIRAQTLALREKEFVIAAEVLGEPAWRIILVEILPNLISIIGVSFIGSIIYAIVTEATLEFLGLGDPTVVSWGIMLYNAQTSSAILVGAWWEILAPCFAIATLGAGLALLNFAIDEIANPQLRSHKGLSRWKKLAAPVTTPVATAQEKTA; the protein is encoded by the coding sequence ATGCGTATGCCGACCATTCTCAAAATCCTGCTGGGCAACAAGAAGGCTGCCTGTGGCCTCGCCATCGTGGTTGCCTTCGTGCTGATGGCCCTCTTTGCCCCCATTCTGGCCAGCAACGAGCCGACCAAACGGGTGGCTCGCCCCCACCAGCCGCCCAGTGCCGAGTTCGTGATGGGGTCAACCCGCATGGGCCACGATATCTGGGCCCAGTTCACCAACGGTGCCCGTATCTCGCTGCTGGTGGGCTTCAGCGCCGGCCTGCTTGTCTGCACCCTAGCCGTCGCCATCGGCATCACTGCCGGTTACTTCGGCGGTCTGGTGGATGAATGCCTCACCTTCCTGATGAACGTGGTGCTGGTGATCCCCAACCTCCCCTTGCTACTGGTGCTGGCGAGCTTTATCGGGGAGGCGTCACCGGCGGTGATTGCCGTGATAATAGGGTTGACCTCGTGGGCCTATGGCGCGCGGGTCATCCGTGCCCAGACCCTGGCGCTGCGCGAGAAAGAGTTCGTCATCGCCGCCGAAGTGCTGGGCGAGCCGGCCTGGCGCATCATTCTGGTGGAGATCCTGCCCAACCTCATCTCCATCATCGGAGTGAGCTTCATCGGCTCCATCATCTACGCCATCGTCACCGAAGCGACCCTGGAGTTCCTGGGGCTTGGCGACCCGACCGTGGTGAGCTGGGGTATCATGCTCTACAACGCCCAGACCTCCAGTGCCATTCTGGTCGGCGCCTGGTGGGAGATCCTGGCTCCCTGCTTTGCCATCGCCACTCTGGGTGCCGGTCTGGCCCTGCTCAACTTCGCCATCGACGAAATTGCCAACCCGCAGCTGCGCTCCCACAAAGGGTTGAGCCGCTGGAAGAAACTCGCGGCGCCGGTCACCACTCCGGTTGCCACAGCACAGGAGAAGACAGCATGA